From the genome of Chania multitudinisentens RB-25, one region includes:
- the ydgT gene encoding transcription modulator YdgT: MTYTIDYLMTFRRCSSLDSLEKVYDKLNYSITNDSEMSSMYRAADHRRAELISGKLFDLGKIPKSLWAQVL, from the coding sequence ATGACCTATACCATCGATTATCTGATGACATTCCGTAGATGTTCCAGTTTAGATAGCTTAGAAAAAGTCTACGATAAGCTTAATTACTCCATCACTAACGACAGTGAAATGAGCAGTATGTACCGTGCAGCCGATCACCGCCGTGCGGAATTGATTTCAGGCAAGTTATTCGACTTAGGAAAAATACCAAAATCATTGTGGGCACAGGTTCTTTAA
- the flhC gene encoding flagellar transcriptional regulator FlhC: MMTAKSIVQEAKDIQLAMELITLGARLQMLESETQLSRGRLIKLYKELRGTPPPKGMLPFSTDWFMTWEQNIHSSMFYNAYQFLLKSRQCRGVEAVIKAYRLYLEQCPQQPGEAPLLALTRAWTLVRFADSGMLQLSACGCCKGSFITHAYQPLNSFVCSLCQPPSRAVKKRKLSPPLADINAQLLDEQVNRAV, from the coding sequence ATGATGACAGCAAAAAGTATTGTTCAGGAAGCCAAAGATATTCAGCTCGCCATGGAACTGATCACGTTAGGTGCGCGTTTACAAATGCTGGAAAGTGAAACGCAGCTCAGCCGTGGGCGCTTGATCAAGCTTTACAAGGAATTGCGTGGCACCCCTCCACCTAAAGGAATGCTGCCATTTTCTACCGATTGGTTTATGACCTGGGAGCAGAATATTCATTCATCCATGTTTTATAACGCTTACCAATTCCTGCTGAAAAGCAGGCAGTGTCGCGGGGTGGAGGCGGTTATCAAAGCCTATCGATTGTACTTGGAACAATGCCCGCAGCAACCCGGTGAAGCCCCTTTGCTAGCCTTGACTCGCGCCTGGACGCTGGTACGTTTTGCCGACAGTGGCATGTTGCAGCTCTCCGCCTGTGGCTGCTGCAAAGGCTCTTTTATTACCCATGCTTATCAACCACTTAATAGTTTTGTTTGTAGTTTATGCCAACCTCCTTCCCGTGCAGTAAAAAAACGTAAACTTTCGCCACCACTGGCCGATATTAATGCTCAACTGCTGGACGAACAGGTTAACCGCGCAGTTTGA
- the uspC gene encoding universal stress protein UspC — MGYCNVLVAVAVAPDSHRLVEKAVSIVRPYHGRITLVSMIANPEIYNNFAGPMLGDLRALMEEEILLFMQELQQRANYPISNTRIIHGELGDCLTYANQQQPFDLVICGNHSDSLMNKVTCSAARFINTSSIDVLIIPL; from the coding sequence ATGGGATATTGTAACGTTTTAGTAGCGGTAGCAGTAGCACCAGACAGCCACAGGTTGGTTGAGAAAGCGGTTTCCATTGTGCGCCCTTACCATGGGCGAATCACGCTGGTCAGCATGATTGCCAACCCTGAAATCTATAACAACTTCGCTGGCCCGATGCTTGGCGATTTACGCGCATTGATGGAAGAAGAAATTCTACTATTTATGCAAGAACTGCAACAACGTGCTAACTACCCCATCAGCAATACCCGGATTATTCACGGTGAATTAGGTGATTGCCTGACCTATGCCAACCAGCAGCAACCTTTTGATCTGGTTATTTGTGGTAACCACAGTGATAGCCTGATGAACAAAGTGACTTGCTCTGCGGCTCGTTTTATTAATACCAGCAGCATAGATGTACTAATCATTCCATTATGA
- the kynA gene encoding tryptophan 2,3-dioxygenase, producing MNQRELEDTIVTDFSKRMSYGDYLCLDRLLVCQQPLSNPQHHDEMLFIVQHQTSELWMKLMLHELQAARLLVQQDKLSHCFKILARVKQIQRLLFEQWAVLETLTPSEYVEFRGVLGNSSGFQSYQYRSIEFLLGNKNAAMLTVFSDDVEKHTALKAILEAPSLYDEFLLYLSRHGLPVPQACIERDWTQSYQRNPDLLPVFKQIYDNPQIYWEAYEMAEKLVDIEESFHLWRFRHMKTVERIIGFKPGTGGSSGVSFLKKALELTFFPELLDVRTEIGS from the coding sequence ATGAATCAACGGGAATTAGAAGACACCATTGTCACCGATTTTTCGAAGCGTATGAGCTATGGTGATTACCTGTGCCTTGATCGTTTATTGGTTTGCCAGCAACCGCTTTCTAACCCACAACATCACGATGAGATGCTATTCATTGTGCAGCATCAAACGTCTGAATTATGGATGAAACTCATGCTGCATGAGTTACAGGCGGCACGGCTTTTGGTGCAGCAGGATAAGCTCAGCCATTGTTTCAAAATTCTTGCAAGGGTGAAGCAGATCCAGCGGTTATTGTTTGAACAGTGGGCCGTTCTGGAAACTTTGACGCCTTCGGAATATGTAGAATTCCGCGGGGTGCTTGGCAACTCTTCAGGTTTCCAGTCTTATCAATATCGTTCGATCGAATTTTTGCTGGGCAACAAAAACGCGGCCATGCTGACAGTATTCAGTGATGATGTGGAGAAACATACGGCGCTAAAAGCAATTTTGGAAGCACCTAGTCTGTATGATGAATTCCTGCTTTACCTTTCTCGCCATGGTCTGCCGGTGCCACAAGCCTGTATTGAACGTGATTGGACACAATCCTATCAGCGTAATCCCGATCTGTTACCCGTGTTTAAACAAATCTATGATAATCCCCAAATCTATTGGGAAGCCTATGAAATGGCCGAAAAACTGGTGGATATTGAGGAGAGTTTCCACCTGTGGCGTTTCCGTCATATGAAAACCGTGGAGCGGATCATCGGTTTTAAACCAGGAACCGGGGGTTCCAGCGGCGTGAGTTTCTTGAAAAAGGCTTTGGAACTGACTTTCTTTCCAGAACTGTTGGATGTACGTACCGAAATTGGTTCCTGA
- the flhD gene encoding flagellar transcriptional regulator FlhD: MGTSELLKHIYDINLSYLLLAQRLINDEKASAMFRLGIDETMANALSQLTLPQMVKLAETNQLVCHFRFNDHNTIEHLTKESRVDDLQQIHTGILLSSHLLQELSGKDGSTTKKRA, encoded by the coding sequence ATGGGTACATCTGAGCTACTTAAACATATTTATGATATTAATTTATCGTATTTGCTTTTGGCGCAGCGTTTGATCAATGACGAAAAAGCATCGGCCATGTTTCGCCTGGGAATTGATGAAACTATGGCTAATGCATTATCGCAACTTACGTTGCCACAGATGGTTAAATTGGCAGAAACGAATCAACTGGTCTGTCATTTCCGTTTCAACGATCACAATACGATTGAACATCTGACTAAAGAGTCCCGAGTGGATGATTTACAACAAATCCATACGGGCATTCTGTTATCGAGCCATTTATTACAGGAACTATCGGGTAAAGACGGTAGCACGACAAAGAAAAGAGCATGA